Proteins encoded together in one Lysinibacter cavernae window:
- a CDS encoding leucyl aminopeptidase — translation MPTIPNLVLTAESTSALSSEVLLIGAVIAEGGEAHLFSTAHVDTSALNLEALGVSGAADSLVRIPSPSSTGPQTLVIVGIGRSVTPSSLRYATGSAIRRLAGIDSVVVALPTRSEEELAAIAEGALLGAYAFEDYRGLTKEKAQSPVANITIHNADTPTQLTSRAAAIADAVALTKDLVNIPANDLFPASMVEEALASVADLPITHTVWTEDELKRDGFGGILGVGQGSSRPPRLLRLDYAPAGASRHIALVGKGITFDTGGLSLKPPASMIGMKYDMTGAATVLAVIRAAAALKLPVHVTSWLPLAENMPSSTATRPGDVITARGGRTIEVLNTDAEGRLVLADALIAAGEESPDAIIDVATLTGAAITALGNRTVGLMGDDELVTSVQAASLRAGESLWPMPIPDELRPMLASDIADIANIKPGNTAAGMLIAAAFLTDFKTPVSGTTGATIPWAHLDIAGPAHNQGGAYGYTGTGPTGTMVRTLIDYLTNA, via the coding sequence ATGCCGACTATCCCCAATCTGGTGCTCACCGCAGAGTCAACGTCAGCCCTCTCCTCCGAAGTTTTGCTCATCGGGGCGGTCATTGCAGAGGGAGGTGAAGCCCACCTCTTCTCGACGGCACACGTCGACACGAGCGCACTCAATCTGGAAGCGCTCGGCGTATCGGGGGCGGCCGACTCGCTCGTGCGCATCCCGAGCCCAAGCTCGACCGGGCCGCAGACGCTCGTGATTGTTGGCATCGGTCGCTCGGTGACCCCCTCGTCGCTTCGCTACGCAACAGGCTCAGCCATTCGACGCCTCGCCGGAATTGACTCAGTCGTTGTGGCCCTCCCAACCCGTTCTGAAGAGGAACTCGCGGCAATCGCAGAAGGCGCCCTGCTCGGCGCATATGCCTTCGAGGACTATCGAGGGCTCACAAAGGAAAAGGCTCAGAGCCCGGTAGCGAACATTACGATCCACAATGCAGATACCCCAACGCAGCTCACGTCACGGGCCGCAGCCATTGCGGATGCCGTTGCGCTCACCAAAGACCTCGTGAATATTCCTGCCAATGATCTCTTCCCGGCAAGCATGGTTGAGGAGGCGCTCGCAAGCGTTGCCGACCTCCCCATCACCCACACGGTGTGGACAGAGGATGAGCTCAAGCGTGACGGCTTTGGCGGCATCCTTGGCGTTGGCCAGGGTTCAAGTCGGCCACCACGACTCCTCCGCCTCGACTATGCCCCAGCCGGTGCATCACGGCACATCGCTCTGGTCGGAAAGGGGATCACCTTCGATACCGGCGGACTGTCGCTCAAGCCGCCCGCATCCATGATCGGCATGAAATACGACATGACGGGGGCCGCAACGGTGCTGGCCGTCATCAGGGCTGCTGCCGCGCTGAAGCTTCCAGTTCACGTCACGTCGTGGCTTCCCCTTGCCGAAAACATGCCGTCGAGCACAGCAACACGCCCAGGTGACGTCATCACTGCCCGCGGTGGCCGCACCATTGAAGTGCTGAACACGGATGCAGAGGGACGCCTCGTCCTTGCCGACGCGCTCATCGCCGCTGGCGAGGAGAGCCCAGACGCCATCATCGACGTGGCAACGCTCACCGGCGCGGCGATCACCGCCCTCGGCAACCGCACGGTTGGGCTGATGGGGGACGACGAACTTGTCACCTCGGTTCAGGCGGCAAGCCTACGCGCCGGAGAATCGCTCTGGCCGATGCCAATTCCCGACGAGCTGCGCCCAATGCTGGCGTCTGATATCGCAGACATTGCAAACATTAAGCCTGGAAACACCGCGGCAGGCATGCTCATCGCGGCTGCGTTCCTTACCGATTTTAAGACTCCCGTTTCTGGAACAACCGGCGCAACTATTCCGTGGGCTCACCTTGATATCGCCGGTCCGGCACACAATCAGGGTGGCGCATACGGCTACACGGGAACAGGCCCGACCGGCACCATGGTGCGCACCCTCATCGACTACCTCACAAACGCCTAG
- a CDS encoding proteasome assembly chaperone family protein: MRSDEPLFELNEDVYGLVTPGLPLIIALTGFADAGSAVSQLEDYMMDTVRPQPVALFDVDRLLDYRSRRPTIFFAEDRLIDYIPPELGLYLAHDELGSPFLVLMGFEPDFQWESFIRNLFYLMDDLQVSQTVWTHAIPMPVPHTRPVGVTVSGTRRDLIESLSVWKPSTQVSATVGHLIENRLHEAGKDVVGFVMLVSHYLADSEYPAALITALECISQATSLIFPTDSIRERGREFMAKISEQVAASPETQRLIASLEERHDAYMEGSTVRSPLTQDDGTLPTADQIASELERFLADRRDDNDK, from the coding sequence ATGCGTAGCGACGAGCCGCTCTTTGAGCTGAATGAGGATGTCTACGGCCTGGTAACTCCCGGTCTCCCACTGATTATTGCCCTTACCGGCTTTGCTGACGCGGGTTCTGCGGTGTCGCAGCTCGAGGATTACATGATGGATACGGTCCGCCCGCAACCTGTTGCCCTCTTCGACGTTGACCGTCTTCTTGACTATCGCTCGCGCCGCCCAACGATCTTCTTTGCGGAGGACCGTCTTATCGACTACATCCCGCCGGAGCTTGGTCTGTATCTTGCTCACGACGAGCTCGGCAGCCCGTTTCTGGTTCTTATGGGCTTTGAACCTGATTTCCAGTGGGAATCGTTCATCCGTAATCTCTTTTACCTGATGGATGACCTGCAGGTCTCCCAAACGGTCTGGACGCACGCCATCCCTATGCCTGTTCCGCATACGCGCCCGGTTGGGGTAACGGTGAGTGGCACGCGGCGTGACCTTATCGAGTCGCTTTCTGTTTGGAAGCCGAGTACGCAGGTGTCTGCAACGGTCGGCCACCTCATCGAGAATCGGCTTCACGAGGCCGGCAAGGATGTTGTTGGTTTTGTCATGCTGGTATCCCACTATCTTGCGGATTCCGAGTATCCCGCCGCCCTGATTACCGCCCTCGAGTGCATCAGTCAAGCAACCAGTCTCATCTTCCCAACTGATTCGATTCGAGAACGCGGCCGCGAGTTTATGGCAAAGATTTCCGAGCAGGTGGCGGCGAGTCCCGAAACGCAGCGCCTGATTGCGTCGCTCGAAGAGCGTCACGACGCCTACATGGAGGGGAGCACGGTTCGCTCGCCGCTGACCCAGGACGACGGAACGCTGCCGACCGCCGATCAGATCGCGAGCGAGCTTGAGCGATTCCTTGCTGATCGTCGCGACGATAACGACAAATAA
- a CDS encoding RNA polymerase sigma factor: MGLSSLQISTSASMLSGSMTPRRGGCVATKTTTTSKSAQAEAAPESGTAKATSASSKSTASKAAAQKAPAKKTTDAAAPAAKATKAPAKTKKSAAEATEATKTKRATTAKAKAPVKRKAKSDEPDDDEEEVEVDVVIDIVDVDAEDDVEGEENTKKKVTADEPLPTGAIVLTSSDDDDEIPVFSTAITGATADPVKDYLKQIGKVALLNAAEEVELAMRIEAGLFAEDRLANTPDLSKQLQRELRWVARDGQRAKAHLLGANLRLVVSLAKRYTGRGMQFLDLIQEGNLGLIRAVEKFDYTKGFKFSTYATWWIRQAITRAMADQARTIRIPVHMVEVINKLARVQRQMLQDLGREPTPEELSRELDMTPEKVVEVQKYGREPISLHTPLGEDGDSEFGDLIEDTEAVVPADAVGFTMLQRQLESLLDSLSEREAGVIRMRFGLGDGMPKTLDQIGDTFGVTRERIRQIESKTMAKLRHPSRSQSLRDYLE; the protein is encoded by the coding sequence ATGGGTCTTAGTAGTTTGCAGATAAGTACAAGTGCGAGCATGCTGTCAGGCAGCATGACTCCGAGGAGAGGCGGGTGCGTGGCTACCAAAACCACGACCACAAGTAAGAGCGCACAGGCCGAGGCTGCCCCAGAATCAGGCACTGCCAAGGCAACAAGCGCATCATCAAAGAGCACGGCTTCGAAGGCTGCCGCTCAGAAGGCCCCTGCAAAAAAGACCACCGACGCTGCTGCCCCCGCAGCCAAGGCAACAAAGGCCCCAGCCAAGACGAAGAAGTCGGCTGCAGAGGCTACGGAAGCCACCAAGACAAAGCGTGCAACAACGGCCAAAGCAAAGGCCCCGGTCAAGCGCAAGGCAAAGAGCGACGAGCCAGACGACGACGAGGAAGAAGTTGAGGTTGACGTTGTTATCGACATCGTCGACGTTGATGCTGAAGACGACGTTGAAGGCGAAGAGAACACCAAGAAGAAGGTAACGGCCGACGAGCCGCTGCCAACCGGTGCAATTGTGCTGACGTCGAGTGACGACGACGATGAGATTCCGGTCTTTTCGACGGCGATCACCGGTGCGACGGCAGACCCCGTCAAGGACTACCTGAAGCAGATCGGTAAGGTCGCTCTGCTCAACGCCGCTGAAGAGGTCGAGTTGGCCATGCGTATTGAGGCGGGTCTCTTCGCAGAAGATCGCCTTGCCAACACGCCAGACCTGAGCAAGCAACTGCAGCGTGAGCTGCGCTGGGTTGCCCGTGACGGTCAGCGCGCGAAGGCTCACCTGCTTGGTGCAAACCTCCGACTCGTTGTGTCGCTCGCAAAGCGTTACACCGGCCGCGGAATGCAGTTCCTTGACCTCATCCAAGAGGGAAACCTTGGCCTCATCCGTGCCGTCGAGAAGTTCGACTACACCAAGGGCTTTAAGTTCTCGACCTACGCAACGTGGTGGATCCGTCAGGCAATCACCCGCGCAATGGCTGACCAGGCCCGCACCATCCGTATTCCGGTGCACATGGTTGAGGTCATCAACAAGCTTGCACGCGTTCAGCGCCAGATGCTCCAAGACCTTGGTCGCGAGCCCACGCCTGAAGAGCTGAGCCGCGAACTCGATATGACTCCAGAAAAGGTTGTCGAGGTTCAGAAGTACGGCCGCGAGCCAATCTCGCTGCACACTCCGCTTGGTGAAGATGGCGACAGCGAATTTGGTGACCTTATCGAGGACACCGAGGCCGTTGTGCCAGCGGATGCCGTTGGCTTCACCATGCTGCAGCGTCAGCTTGAGTCGCTGCTTGATTCACTCAGCGAGCGCGAAGCAGGAGTCATCCGTATGCGCTTTGGTCTCGGCGACGGCATGCCGAAGACGCTCGACCAGATCGGCGACACATTCGGTGTGACGCGTGAGCGTATCCGCCAGATCGAGTCGAAGACCATGGCGAAGCTGCGTCACCCATCGCGGTCACAGTCGCTGCGGGATTACCTCGAGTAA
- a CDS encoding DUF7455 domain-containing protein, whose product MTTMTDNIQDAPVDEERPLTGLDRCDSCGSQAYIRATMGTSELLFCAHHGNKHKEKLAPLVSAWHDESHKLHQ is encoded by the coding sequence ATGACAACCATGACCGACAACATTCAGGATGCTCCAGTAGATGAGGAGCGCCCGCTCACGGGGCTTGACCGTTGTGACAGCTGCGGGTCTCAGGCATACATCCGCGCAACGATGGGAACCAGCGAGCTCCTGTTCTGCGCACACCACGGCAACAAGCACAAAGAAAAGCTTGCTCCGTTGGTCTCAGCCTGGCACGACGAAAGCCACAAGCTTCACCAGTAG
- a CDS encoding DNA gyrase/topoisomerase IV subunit B → MAASDYSARHLSVLEGLEAVRKRPGMYIGSTDSRGLMHCLWEIIDNSVDEALAGHGDTIKIVLHPDGSVEVIDSGRGVPVDIEPKSGLTGVELVFTKLHAGGKFGGGSYGSSGGLHGVGASVVNALSARLDAFVDRDGKTYAMSFRHGEPGIFTDSGEPSPDSPFTPFEKKSELVVVGKVKKGVTGTRVRYWADPQIFTADATFDPEQLRARARQTAFLIPGLRLVLDDLRGDEPTHEEFFFEGGISEYVDYLAPDTAVTDTWRLSGTHTFTETVPVMDANGHMVSTDVERECVVDVALRWGTGYETTMRSYVNIISTPKGGTHLSGFEQGLLKFFRQQIEANARKLKAGNDKVDKDDILAGLTAVLTVRLPEPQFEGQTKEILGTPAVRSIVNKVVTHGLKQIFESPKRTEKAQCALVLEKVVSEMKSRISLRAQRDTQRRKTSLESSSLPAKLIDCRSKDVAGSEIFIVEGDSALGTARPARDSEFQALLPIRGKILNVQKASVADMLSNAECGAIIKVIGAGSGRDFDLDSARYGKVIIMSDADVDGAHIRTLLLTLFFRYMRPMIEAGRVYAAVPPLHRVIVQNAGKKPNETIYTYSEQQLQDLLADLKRRGKKYVEPIQRYKGLGEMDADQLAETTMDRDKRLLRRVGVADGQKASEIFELLMGNEVAPRKEFIVSSSDTLSRERIDV, encoded by the coding sequence TTGGCAGCGTCAGACTATTCAGCACGACACTTGTCTGTTCTGGAAGGCTTGGAGGCGGTCCGCAAACGACCTGGAATGTATATCGGTTCGACCGATTCCAGGGGACTCATGCACTGTCTCTGGGAGATTATTGATAACTCCGTTGATGAGGCACTTGCCGGTCATGGCGATACGATCAAAATTGTTTTGCATCCTGATGGCAGTGTTGAAGTTATTGACTCTGGTCGTGGTGTTCCCGTTGATATCGAGCCAAAGAGTGGGCTGACGGGCGTTGAGCTCGTGTTTACAAAGCTGCACGCCGGTGGAAAATTTGGCGGAGGTTCTTACGGTTCCTCAGGTGGCCTGCACGGTGTTGGCGCCTCGGTTGTGAACGCCCTGTCCGCTCGACTTGACGCGTTTGTCGACCGCGACGGCAAAACGTATGCAATGAGCTTCCGTCACGGTGAGCCTGGCATCTTCACGGATTCGGGGGAGCCGTCTCCCGACTCGCCCTTTACCCCGTTTGAGAAGAAGAGCGAGCTTGTTGTTGTTGGCAAGGTCAAAAAGGGCGTAACCGGCACGCGCGTGCGTTACTGGGCCGACCCGCAGATCTTCACGGCCGACGCAACGTTTGACCCAGAGCAGCTTCGCGCGAGGGCGCGCCAGACCGCTTTCCTTATTCCTGGCCTGCGACTTGTCCTTGACGACCTTCGCGGAGACGAACCAACGCACGAGGAGTTCTTCTTCGAGGGCGGCATCTCTGAATACGTTGACTACCTTGCCCCAGATACCGCGGTCACTGACACCTGGCGTCTGAGCGGGACGCACACGTTCACCGAGACGGTGCCCGTTATGGATGCAAACGGCCATATGGTTTCCACGGACGTCGAGCGTGAGTGTGTTGTGGATGTTGCTCTCCGCTGGGGCACCGGCTATGAGACCACCATGCGCAGCTATGTCAACATCATCTCGACGCCAAAGGGTGGTACACACCTCAGCGGGTTTGAGCAGGGCTTGCTCAAGTTCTTCCGCCAGCAGATTGAGGCGAACGCACGCAAGCTGAAGGCAGGCAACGACAAGGTTGATAAGGACGACATCCTTGCCGGCCTCACCGCGGTGCTGACGGTTCGACTTCCCGAGCCGCAGTTTGAAGGTCAGACCAAGGAAATCCTTGGAACCCCTGCCGTTCGGTCTATCGTGAACAAGGTTGTGACGCACGGTCTCAAGCAAATCTTCGAGTCACCTAAGCGTACCGAGAAGGCCCAGTGTGCCTTGGTGCTCGAGAAGGTCGTATCCGAGATGAAGTCGCGCATTTCGCTGCGCGCCCAGAGGGACACTCAGCGACGCAAGACGTCGCTCGAGAGCTCGTCGCTTCCCGCAAAGCTCATCGATTGCCGAAGCAAGGATGTTGCCGGCAGCGAGATTTTCATCGTTGAGGGTGACTCGGCCCTCGGCACCGCGCGCCCAGCCCGCGACAGCGAGTTCCAGGCTCTGCTGCCCATTCGCGGAAAGATCTTGAACGTACAGAAGGCATCTGTCGCCGACATGCTGTCCAACGCGGAGTGTGGCGCGATCATCAAGGTGATCGGTGCCGGCTCCGGTCGTGACTTCGACCTCGATTCTGCGCGCTACGGCAAGGTCATCATCATGAGCGACGCCGATGTTGACGGCGCCCATATCCGTACCCTGCTGCTCACCCTGTTCTTCCGCTACATGCGCCCAATGATTGAGGCCGGCCGTGTGTACGCCGCGGTACCGCCGTTGCACCGCGTGATCGTGCAGAACGCCGGCAAGAAACCGAACGAGACGATCTATACCTACAGCGAGCAACAGCTCCAAGATCTCCTGGCAGACCTGAAGCGCAGGGGCAAGAAATATGTTGAGCCCATCCAGCGGTACAAGGGCCTCGGCGAGATGGATGCCGACCAATTGGCCGAGACGACGATGGATCGCGATAAGCGCCTGCTGCGCCGTGTTGGCGTCGCAGACGGGCAGAAAGCCTCCGAGATCTTTGAGCTGCTGATGGGCAACGAAGTCGCTCCGCGCAAGGAATTTATCGTGTCGAGTTCTGACACGCTTTCGCGGGAGCGCATCGACGTTTAG
- a CDS encoding MFS transporter, whose amino-acid sequence MTVETPIQHPSAEPSAKESGLKKVVIASMAGTVVEWYEFFLYASAATLVFGALFFPDSGSQLDGIIKAFLTYAVGFVARPIGGIVFGHFGDKYGRKQLLQLSIIMVGVATFLMGCLPTFGQIGYWAPFLLVALRFIQGFAVGGEWGGAVLLVAEHSPNRSRGFWSSWPQSAVPMGNLLATFVLLVLSSVLSQDDFLGWGWRIAFWLSAVIVLIGYYIRTKVNDAPIFLKAREELETNPQKGYGVMEVFRRYPRGVFTAMGLRFAENILYYLVVTFTITYLAVIVKTDTSRILLLLLIAHLVHFAAVPLVGRMTDIIGRKPVYMAGAILGATWGFFAFPMMDTGNDVMIVLAVIIGLLFHALMYAGQPAIMAEMFPTRMRYSGVSLGYQVTSIVAGSMAPIIASSLLNTFDSSVPVALYLMGACCVTIVAVLCLRETKGISLQSIDVADATRTAEIQIEDAAAVAAGTRRVRQ is encoded by the coding sequence ATGACTGTGGAAACGCCTATTCAACATCCATCGGCAGAACCGAGCGCCAAAGAATCTGGGCTCAAGAAAGTTGTGATCGCTTCGATGGCCGGAACGGTCGTCGAATGGTACGAATTTTTTCTCTACGCATCGGCGGCAACGCTTGTGTTTGGGGCATTATTCTTTCCCGATTCTGGTTCTCAACTTGATGGCATCATTAAGGCCTTCCTGACCTATGCCGTCGGGTTTGTCGCGAGGCCAATTGGCGGAATCGTCTTTGGGCATTTTGGCGACAAATACGGACGAAAGCAGCTACTGCAGCTGTCTATCATCATGGTTGGCGTTGCGACGTTCCTCATGGGCTGCCTGCCAACGTTTGGCCAGATTGGTTACTGGGCTCCATTCTTGCTGGTGGCCCTCCGGTTTATTCAAGGGTTTGCGGTTGGCGGCGAATGGGGCGGTGCGGTCCTGCTGGTGGCAGAACACAGCCCAAATAGGTCGCGTGGTTTCTGGTCGAGCTGGCCGCAGTCAGCCGTTCCAATGGGCAATCTCTTGGCGACGTTTGTGTTGTTGGTGCTGTCAAGCGTCCTTTCCCAGGATGACTTCCTCGGCTGGGGCTGGCGTATCGCCTTCTGGCTTTCGGCCGTGATCGTGCTCATCGGTTATTACATTCGGACCAAGGTGAATGATGCCCCCATCTTCCTCAAGGCGCGCGAAGAACTCGAGACCAACCCCCAGAAGGGCTACGGGGTCATGGAAGTCTTCCGCCGCTACCCGAGGGGTGTCTTCACAGCAATGGGCCTTCGCTTTGCCGAGAACATTCTCTACTACCTGGTTGTTACCTTCACCATCACGTATCTTGCGGTCATCGTGAAAACGGATACCTCTCGCATCCTACTGCTGTTGCTCATTGCGCACCTTGTGCATTTTGCGGCTGTTCCGTTGGTCGGGCGGATGACGGACATCATTGGGCGAAAGCCGGTGTATATGGCGGGTGCCATCCTCGGTGCAACGTGGGGCTTCTTCGCCTTCCCAATGATGGATACTGGCAACGACGTCATGATCGTGCTGGCCGTGATTATCGGGCTGCTGTTCCACGCACTCATGTACGCGGGTCAGCCTGCCATCATGGCCGAAATGTTCCCAACGCGGATGCGCTATTCCGGTGTTTCGCTCGGATACCAGGTCACGTCAATTGTTGCTGGCTCGATGGCCCCAATTATTGCCTCAAGCCTGCTTAACACCTTTGATTCTTCAGTGCCTGTTGCGCTCTACCTGATGGGTGCGTGCTGTGTCACGATCGTCGCGGTCTTGTGTCTGCGGGAGACCAAAGGCATCTCACTGCAATCAATTGATGTGGCCGACGCCACCCGAACGGCCGAGATTCAGATCGAAGATGCTGCTGCCGTCGCCGCGGGAACCAGGCGGGTACGGCAGTGA
- a CDS encoding 3-hydroxybutyrate dehydrogenase encodes MSAASAGYPPASAGGTLPLAGRRALITGGAGGIGLACGRLLAERGAHVILADIEAKAVQSAAREIGGEALVLDLLDTAQLEDRQFDVDILVNNAGMQSLSPIETCEPAVFRRMMTLMLEAPFLLIRASLPHMYRTGFGRIINMSSVHGLRASPLKAPYVAAKHGLEGLSKVTAREGGPHGVTSNCVNPGFVSTPLVTNQIADQAAANGIQEQDVLQDVLLAKNAIKRLVEPHEVASLVGFLASDEASMITGASYTIDGGWTA; translated from the coding sequence GTGAGTGCAGCATCCGCGGGGTACCCTCCTGCGTCGGCGGGGGGAACGCTGCCACTCGCCGGACGGCGCGCCCTCATTACCGGGGGCGCCGGGGGCATTGGCCTCGCGTGTGGTCGTCTCCTGGCCGAACGTGGTGCCCACGTCATCCTGGCCGACATCGAGGCTAAAGCCGTTCAATCGGCGGCGCGGGAGATCGGCGGAGAAGCGCTCGTGCTTGACCTGCTTGATACCGCCCAGCTTGAAGACCGGCAATTTGACGTGGACATCCTGGTGAACAACGCGGGTATGCAATCCCTGAGCCCAATCGAAACGTGCGAACCCGCGGTGTTTCGCCGCATGATGACCCTCATGCTTGAAGCTCCGTTTCTGCTCATTCGCGCAAGCCTTCCTCATATGTATCGAACGGGCTTTGGGCGGATTATCAATATGTCCTCGGTGCACGGCTTGCGGGCATCACCGCTCAAGGCCCCCTACGTTGCGGCTAAACACGGGCTTGAGGGGCTCTCGAAGGTCACCGCCCGCGAGGGCGGCCCGCACGGGGTGACAAGCAACTGCGTCAATCCTGGTTTTGTGAGCACCCCCTTGGTGACAAACCAGATTGCAGACCAGGCAGCGGCAAACGGCATCCAAGAGCAGGACGTGCTGCAGGATGTCTTGCTCGCGAAGAACGCGATTAAGCGCCTGGTTGAGCCGCATGAGGTTGCGTCGCTTGTTGGGTTTCTTGCCTCAGACGAGGCTTCGATGATCACTGGCGCGAGCTACACCATCGATGGGGGATGGACAGCCTAG
- a CDS encoding LysR family transcriptional regulator has translation MTDPSWSSPSPNDLMILLAVARLGRFNAVADALETTHTTVSRRIQALDQQLGGRTLVRSPHGWELTDLGAEAVRAAEAIELSLGSLTRTITKDSDAITGLVRLSSPDGFAARCVSPALVALQRKHPRLNVEVMSGTKRINQNRSGVDLELVVEPTDVPNVHTLFLSNYYLRLYASREYLEGNGTPESTADLRHHAFVSYVESALQVAELGHRSTGLPDPRSSLQSTSIFAQVEAVRSGGGIGLLPSFLIADDDDFVPVLSSQFHRKLRIMAAARPESLRSPAVQATISAIKQQVAESQELLLG, from the coding sequence ATGACCGACCCCTCCTGGTCATCACCAAGCCCAAACGATCTGATGATCTTGCTCGCCGTTGCCCGCCTCGGCAGATTCAATGCCGTCGCGGACGCCCTCGAAACCACACATACGACCGTGTCACGACGAATCCAAGCCCTTGACCAACAGCTCGGCGGGCGGACGCTTGTGCGCAGCCCACACGGCTGGGAACTCACCGATCTTGGCGCAGAGGCTGTGCGCGCGGCCGAGGCAATCGAACTCAGCCTTGGATCGTTGACCCGAACCATCACCAAAGACAGCGATGCCATTACCGGTCTCGTTCGTCTCAGCAGCCCCGACGGATTCGCTGCCCGTTGCGTAAGCCCCGCTCTCGTGGCGCTGCAACGCAAACACCCGCGTCTCAACGTCGAGGTTATGAGCGGAACCAAGCGCATCAACCAAAACCGGTCAGGTGTAGACCTCGAGCTCGTCGTTGAGCCAACCGATGTACCAAACGTACACACGCTTTTTCTCAGCAACTACTACCTTCGGCTCTACGCCAGTCGCGAATACCTCGAAGGAAACGGCACGCCGGAGTCGACTGCAGATCTCCGTCACCACGCCTTCGTTTCCTATGTCGAATCGGCGCTCCAGGTCGCGGAGCTTGGCCACAGGTCAACGGGGCTTCCTGATCCACGAAGCAGCCTGCAAAGCACGAGCATCTTCGCTCAGGTTGAGGCGGTCCGCTCTGGCGGAGGCATCGGGTTACTGCCGTCATTTCTTATTGCGGATGACGACGACTTTGTGCCTGTCCTTTCATCACAGTTTCACCGGAAGCTTCGCATTATGGCAGCAGCACGACCCGAGTCGTTACGCTCCCCCGCCGTGCAGGCCACGATCAGCGCGATCAAGCAGCAAGTCGCTGAGTCGCAGGAGCTGCTGCTCGGCTAG
- the mmsB gene encoding 3-hydroxyisobutyrate dehydrogenase, protein MAVIGWIGLGHMGGPMSANLVKAGHTVRGFDLSAAALDAAEQNGIIATASIAEAVAGADAVFTMLPKGEHARSAYLGDAGILATADTTTLLVDSSTIDIDSATALHDAAAAGGFRFVDAPVSGGMSGAEQATLTFMIGGEPTVVAEASEYIRPMAGNIIPTGGPTTGQAAKICNNLMLFISLAACAEGSVLAERLGLDPQVFWDIASVSSGDSWALRTWYPVPGVVETAASNHDFAPTFTTDLANKDIGLAIAAAKSTGTPLEIGEHVQELFQRLIDQDQGGKDCSMIVKLVDGTAPSPAHA, encoded by the coding sequence ATGGCAGTTATCGGATGGATCGGGCTCGGTCACATGGGTGGGCCCATGTCGGCAAACCTTGTGAAAGCAGGCCACACGGTTCGCGGATTTGACCTGAGCGCGGCCGCGCTTGATGCCGCAGAGCAAAACGGAATCATCGCGACCGCGAGCATCGCAGAGGCTGTTGCTGGCGCCGACGCGGTTTTTACGATGCTGCCAAAAGGCGAGCATGCCCGCAGCGCCTACCTCGGCGACGCCGGCATCCTCGCAACGGCCGACACAACGACGCTGCTGGTCGACTCATCCACCATCGATATTGATTCGGCAACGGCGCTCCACGACGCTGCGGCCGCCGGGGGATTCCGATTTGTGGATGCGCCAGTATCTGGCGGAATGAGCGGCGCTGAACAGGCAACACTCACCTTCATGATTGGCGGCGAACCAACAGTTGTTGCAGAGGCCAGCGAGTATATCCGGCCAATGGCAGGAAACATCATCCCAACAGGTGGTCCAACCACAGGGCAGGCAGCGAAGATTTGCAACAACCTCATGCTGTTCATCTCCCTCGCGGCGTGTGCAGAGGGCTCCGTCCTCGCTGAGCGTCTTGGCCTCGACCCGCAGGTGTTCTGGGATATCGCGTCGGTATCGTCTGGTGACAGCTGGGCTCTGCGTACCTGGTATCCCGTTCCGGGGGTCGTTGAAACGGCAGCATCGAACCATGACTTTGCTCCAACCTTCACAACGGATCTCGCGAATAAAGACATCGGCCTTGCAATAGCGGCGGCGAAGAGCACCGGAACACCCCTCGAGATTGGCGAACACGTGCAGGAGCTGTTCCAACGCCTCATCGATCAGGATCAGGGCGGCAAGGACTGCTCAATGATTGTGAAGCTGGTCGACGGCACCGCCCCATCACCCGCACACGCGTAA